AGTGGGGGACAGATCCCACACGCGAGGCCGTTTTGAGCCAGTCTCGAACCGCGGACCAGGCTTCTTTCCTGCTCGCCACCCCCGCAGACagttctgtgtctccctaCCTGGCCTCGCCGGACAGGAATATCCCGGCTGCTGTGGCGAGTCCAGCAAGCTTCTCGCCTAACAGTCCTGCTCCAACCGCGCCGCTGCCTGGGGCTCCGAggtcgccttctgcggcaTTGGCAGCTGCGGCTGCCCGAGCCGAGGCAGGGGCCGCGGGCGCGTTCTCTCAAGCTCCGTATTCTCCTTTTTCGGTGTCGCCACAGACACCCGGGGGGTTGCAggctgcgcctgcctcgcctggcCCCCAGGCCGCGGTCGCGGCAGCTCAAGGTGGGGGCGTTGGAGGCAGTCTCCTCCCGTTCGGAGATGCGCAGGCAAATCAGCTTCGAGCCATTCAAAGAAATTATGAGGGGGGCGTCCCTGGAGCGCCGGCACCGGGAAGTGCGGCGGCGCCACCCGGAACGCTTcagaggggagaagccgttgtttctctgttgcctCCCGGGTCGCCTGGGGGACCTGGAGGGATCCCCCCCGCCTCCGTTCAGCCCAGAAGGTACCAGGCTGCCCCGTCCCTCGCAGGAGGCGCGGCCTCTttggcttcttcgcctccatTTGCTGTCGTTCTCGTGCCGGACGAGGTAGGGGCTGCGACGGCGTCAGAAGCAAACGACCTGTCGAGGCAGGCCCAAACCGGGGGAGGCCAAAACGGAGGGGCAGGCACGACGCCGCCGGAGACCCCGCTCTTTCCGTCCACACCGGGTCTCGTAAATCCATTTCCAAATCAATTCACCTATCCGCTCCTCTCCCATCCACCCCAGACGTACCAGCCCGACAGcgtttcgccctcgccttcgtctttgtTGTCCATTGGGGGCGCGCCAGGAGCAAATGatggagacaagagagcTGAAGCATCGAGCAGCGGCAACTCTGTTCAACCTAGCGACAGTGCGTCTCTGGACGGCCGTGGGGGCCTGCAGTCTGTCTCGCCGTTCCCGCCTGTTACGCTTCAGGAGCGAGGGCGCGTGGCAGGTGCAAGGCCCTCgggtggaagagagagcctTGTCGGAGACGGACAGTCTCAGGCTTTGCACGAACTGCTTCTGAGGCAAGAATGGTTAAGGCGGACGCTGCTCGAAGATCCTGAGCGCGCACGTTTCTCCTCTGAGCCACGAAACCAGGGCGACAGTCACTCCGTGCCGCCAGAGGAGCCGGAGAGACCGCAGTCGCGTTTCCCAGCAGACCAGAACGCTCGGCTGTGGCCAGAGAtacacagaagagaaggcgcgaccGACCGTCTTGCACAAGGCTCGCCTCTTCAGCCGCCAACGAGGGAAGGGACACACGAGGAacagggagcgagagaacaagtCGGGGTGTATGGCCCGCCGgacgggagggaagaaggcaaccAATACGCTATgctgcagagacgaaagcaagaagagagagaagcgagggagaggcgaaagcagcCAGGACAGGGCGGGACCGGGGCAGAAACGCGCGGTGGCGCCGAAGCGACACAGCCATATGAACAAGAGGGCGTTTATCCTCTCCTTCAAATACCACACATGGCGACGCTGCGAGAAGAGGATAGTGCGCCCTCAGTCAtgaacagagagcgagataGAGAAGAAATCATCGAGAGAACGCACGAGACAGATCACGCCAGATATCCTGGCCTGCCCCAGACGCGACGCCCGGAAACATGCGCTCTGCCACCTTGCTGCTGTGACGAGGTAGGGCCGAAGTTagagtgagagaggagaggtgGGGGCCCACGTggaacagcagagagaaagacacaaatGAAACCCCCGAACTGCGTTGCGTTTCCACCAACATAACCACTTTGATATACCGTAGAACGGCATGCTATCTCTGAGTGGACATTGCTCGTGCGCGCATTTCGGTGTCCCACGGAAGAGTGAAATACGCATCCCCAcgtttctcttgttctccgtttttcccttttgcCGGACCGCCACTTTGTCTCGCACAGctgcctgcctttcttcgcatGACGTCGTCGCGACTGGAGTTGGGTTGCGGCAGAGAAAACCCCCCCGTCTTTGCTACATGTGATCTTCCTCATTTCTAGACgccccttccttctcacccCAGAGCAAACGGGATCCCCGGCTTCTCACCGCTGACTatcttcctgtctcgtgtTTTTGCTGAgacttcttctctttcctcgatATACGTCGCCCTTCTCGATTCTGCCTCTACCGTCTCTTGTCCGAGCCAGTCCTGGTTTTCCGTGCCCCAGTTTTGCTCTCTTCCGGCTGCGAAAAATGCTCTTCGactctccccgtctctcaTCGTTTctcgtgtgcgtctcttccgcttccccgATGCTTTCAGAGGTTCTTCTGCCCGTCGCCGGCTTCGCCCGTGGATAGTTCGGTTGcctgcgagagacgccgcggagaGCAGTCCGCGTGCTCGGGGAAGATCGCCCGAGAGTGCGATCCCGGACTTTTGTGTGTCAATTaccgctgtctcccgccgcTACCTTTTCttgcggcttcttccgcatCAAGCGTCTCCGACCCATTTCAAGAGACggtgcctctgtctccgcaaaACCCGCCCCCGTTCCCTGGAGTGTCTTTCCCGCCTccctccgcgttttcgccgtcgccttccagcCTCGCCTGGACTTCGTCTCcggccgctgcgtctcctcgcgctgaacagtcttctgtctcgtcctccctTTCCCGGTCGCTCGAGTTCCCCCTCCACCTTGGAGAGGGCGTGCCTGGGTCACTCGTTTGCCCGCCCGGCACACGGTTCACGAGCTCAGAAGCGGAGAGTTGGTCGGCCCCAAACCAGAGAAACGAATCGTTTGAACCTGGCGCTCTTCGGCGCGGCCGCTGTCGCCCCATACAGGGAGAGCTCTGCGGATCGGACAGCGACTGTGGATGGgaccgtttttctctggcctTTTGCGACTCTACAGAAAACCGGTgtcgcgccgccttccccgaCTCTTCGCCGTGTCTTTCGCATCTTCAACgactccttcgccttctcttggaGGAAGAAATCGAAGCACAGccagacagcgagaggccAGCTTCTTACGACGCGCCCTTCGCCTCGGAATGTCCAGGAGGGCGCCAGGACGACATTTTTTCTGCGGCCttcgacgaggagaggaaaacccaGTCTCGGAGAACTGCGGAGCCCAGCAGACACGCAGCGAGCAtagcagcagagacgagctTGACGACGCCTCAGGTGCTTCTCGCTTGGCTGCCTTCGAAGCGCGTCACCGGAGGCAGACAGTCCGGCGACAGCCCACCCCGCGACAGACGGAaggtcgtctctctttcacgAGACACTCCTGCACTGCCTCTCCCCACGCCCGCTCCGAGGCGACTAGAAGAACCCTGGACGGAACTGGAGGGCGAACgtctgcagcttcttcaggAGGCCCGAAGGCGGTTCCTGTGCTGCGTGATCGGCGACGCGACATCCTCAGAGGGGAGCGAGGGACAGCTCTCTGTGCTCTCGCTGTTGGACTGGCGGCGGTCtccagaaggcgacgcgtttCCAGGTGTGCAGAACCGAGCGcggggcgtctccgcctcgcacgctgagacgcgagaagcaggaaacCTGCCGTCTTGGCTCCTGCCGATCTTTCCCGACGGGGTTTGGGCGTGCGACGACGAACAGAGATCCAGTGCCCAGGCAGACCGTGAACACGCCAGACGCCCGCGGCGAGACCCGCCCGACGCCAACGCCGAACGAGGAGGCCTCGGCGCCGGGACGCGTCGAGACCGCCCTCCCGTCGGCTTGTcggctgcttcttccccgagacgagaagaggaagtgaggaaggacagagacgagaggaacgcgagtgCGGAGTTTTtcgcgcagcagagaggtCAAGGtaaaagagaagagacggcgaaacagaaggacgcacagagagaagaagctgaggaCGCACTCAGGCAAcacacggagacacggagggcGGAAGACGAACCTGCTTGGCCGGCATCGCTGTCTGCCTCGTTGCTGGACTTTTTCCCCAGAGACaacgcctcttcttctccttccgttGACTCCTtagcgtctccgtccctcgaCGGACCTTCGTCTCTTGACGGAGACAGTTcaagggcgagagacgccgacgcgggGGCCGGGGCATCCCAGCAGCTCGGCCCCGTTTTCAGGCACCGCGAGGCTTGGCAGGATGAGCAAGAAcgtgcgtctcgcctgcatctccagagggaaaaagacaggcgacgcagagaggagcttcaagtcggagaagaggagcgaggaggaagggaggggaaaagcCAGAGTGACCCAGCGGGGACAGGACCCGAGAGAGGTGTGGACGTGGCAGCGGGAGCCAGtgaggccgcggagacagcaggtgAAGTTTCCAAGAAAAGCGGCAATGAAGGGGGCTGGACACTCCCTGTGTCGGCGAGAGGGGACCGCCCGCCGCTGTTTTCCACGCGTCTGTCCTTTTCGTTCCAAGCTTCTTTTGAGCAAgtggcgggagagaaggacagaaagcgccaagaagagagaggaatggAGGACGGGCGCGCAGGCCGcggtgaagaggagagcggacAAATCCACACGCCTGGggaagcaggaaagagacgcagaggcgttTATTTCAACCGCGTTGCCAATGGCGTCGCGACGGACGCTTCGGCTCCGCGGGAGCGTGAAGGTCGAGGCCGGTTGGAAAACCCCAGGGAGACACACGTGGGAACAAAAGAAGGAAGTGACtcaagcgaagaagaacgcgagactGGAGAACCGGGACGTGCAGAGGAccgacagggaagaagagagagcgactcagacgaagggcgagaaagacgagaaggcgaccaCCGGAGAGACGCTTCAGGGAAGCTTCCGTCGTTGCCGAATGGCGCTttcgacgaagagaggaatcGAAAGCGAACAGGCAGTGAAGAGTATACGGGTGAGGCAAACGAAGAGGCTTCgtcccctttcttttctgggATACAGGGGAaggccgagaaaaagacgaaccACCACCAGCTCCCGGGGGGAAACCTCCCCGAACTAGAAAGGGGTAACAGCCAGGgagccgcagagacagggaggggCCATCCTCCAGCGTTTTCCTTTCACGCTGGCGGTCCTTCTCcccaagaaaaagaggcgtcCCTGTCACCCGCCACCTGGCGCGGGTTCTCTGCCGGCTGCGTCCTTTGCgttccctccttctcgcgtGGATGTTTGCTTGAGCTTTTTCTCGTGCATTTTCGCCGTTTGCGGTCTCTTCTgcctggcctctctctccgccttcagGGTCTCTCAACAGGGACAGCGCCGCTCCGGAGCACGCcccgagagaacgcggagaagaTCGACGGCAGCACCACGCGCCTGCGGACTCGCGAGGCGGGATCGAGGGCGGAGAtacgcgagaaaaacaagcaggcgagacagagaaggagcgaagcgcgagagagtcaaaggcggaagcagaaaaacccCACCTGCGGGAAGCGGATTTCAACACGGAAACAGATGGAGAAAAGAtggaagagagcggcaagGAAGAGCCAGCGGAGCCCTACCTTCTTCCCGAAGGAGAGGTCATTGTCACTCTGGAtcgaggagggaaaggaacgcCGTTGAACCGCCTAAAAACAGTAAGCAGTACatttcttttttcgcagtCTTCACtcaagaaaggaagaaggcctcCCCAATTAACCccaaagaaaaaacgcacagacACAGTGCAGCGCATTTCCGATTGCCTGCAAAGAAACGTTGACGGACTCgattttcgcttctctctctctacactTGGAAGCACGTGTCGGGCCCTGTGGCCTTCAAGAGTTTACGGTGGCATTCAAACCCTGCGGCCCACGCCGTCTGTGAATCACTAGGCAAGACCCGTCGCCTCAGTTGATGGGTTGGGGCAATCGCAATGAGGAAGTTG
This region of Neospora caninum Liverpool complete genome, chromosome VI genomic DNA includes:
- a CDS encoding putative glutamic acid-rich protein, with translation MSIEDAMGNRPFPGLTRQRQVYGHESQVAANSPSWQSSHLGKEGRAQRSLQTAQNRQEDLEREKAGKERKKLDFVFNYRFKGSNESEDDQEETETVTPQSPVPWEGAADPGSAEQDELRNERTGEKEDETDEDADYDGNEESDEGVLDGQHYIKRGKWQRQKLFATKRPTCTRTSSCGASLRLSWAQYPSLAASPSHSKGYSIPCATGAADMLPPLFSQPVAQAVPVPPPVAPVPFSYPVPTPVPTPVPTPVPTPVPTPVPTPVPTPVPTPVPTPVQSTVPPLVAAPGPVPLPGPLLSGHMPAQLIPPFSVPTQSPQLAFLLASSGVETLVGPQTTAPAAPFGLQTASSPVGAQWGTDPTREAVLSQSRTADQASFLLATPADSSVSPYLASPDRNIPAAVASPASFSPNSPAPTAPLPGAPRSPSAALAAAAARAEAGAAGAFSQAPYSPFSVSPQTPGGLQAAPASPGPQAAVAAAQGGGVGGSLLPFGDAQANQLRAIQRNYEGGVPGAPAPGSAAAPPGTLQRGEAVVSLLPPGSPGGPGGIPPASVQPRRYQAAPSLAGGAASLASSPPFAVVLVPDEVGAATASEANDLSRQAQTGGGQNGGAGTTPPETPLFPSTPGLVNPFPNQFTYPLLSHPPQTYQPDSVSPSPSSLLSIGGAPGANDGDKRAEASSSGNSVQPSDSASLDGRGGLQSVSPFPPVTLQERGRVAGARPSGGRESLVGDGQSQALHELLLRQEWLRRTLLEDPERARFSSEPRNQGDSHSVPPEEPERPQSRFPADQNARLWPEIHRREGATDRLAQGSPLQPPTREGTHEEQGAREQVGVYGPPDGREEGNQYAMLQRRKQEEREARERRKQPGQGGTGAETRGGAEATQPYEQEGVYPLLQIPHMATLREEDSAPSVMNRERDREEIIERTHETDHARYPGLPQTRRPETCALPPCCCDERFFCPSPASPVDSSVACERRRGEQSACSGKIARECDPGLLCVNYRCLPPLPFLAASSASSVSDPFQETVPLSPQNPPPFPGVSFPPPSAFSPSPSSLAWTSSPAAASPRAEQSSVSSSLSRSLEFPLHLGEGVPGSLVCPPGTRFTSSEAESWSAPNQRNESFEPGALRRGRCRPIQGELCGSDSDCGWDRFSLAFCDSTENRCRAAFPDSSPCLSHLQRLLRLLLEEEIEAQPDSERPASYDAPFASECPGGRQDDIFSAAFDEERKTQSRRTAEPSRHAASIAAETSLTTPQVLLAWLPSKRVTGGRQSGDSPPRDRRKVVSLSRDTPALPLPTPAPRRLEEPWTELEGERLQLLQEARRRFLCCVIGDATSSEGSEGQLSVLSLLDWRRSPEGDAFPGVQNRARGVSASHAETREAGNLPSWLLPIFPDGVWACDDEQRSSAQADREHARRPRRDPPDANAERGGLGAGTRRDRPPVGLSAASSPRREEEVRKDRDERNASAEFFAQQRGQGKREETAKQKDAQREEAEDALRQHTETRRAEDEPAWPASLSASLLDFFPRDNASSSPSVDSLASPSLDGPSSLDGDSSRARDADAGAGASQQLGPVFRHREAWQDEQERASRLHLQREKDRRRREELQVGEEERGGREGKSQSDPAGTGPERGVDVAAGASEAAETAGEVSKKSGNEGGWTLPVSARGDRPPLFSTRLSFSFQASFEQVAGEKDRKRQEERGMEDGRAGRGEEESGQIHTPGEAGKRRRGVYFNRVANGVATDASAPREREGRGRLENPRETHVGTKEGSDSSEEERETGEPGRAEDRQGRRESDSDEGRERREGDHRRDASGKLPSLPNGAFDEERNRKRTGSEEYTGSLNRDSAAPEHAPRERGEDRRQHHAPADSRGGIEGGDTREKQAGETEKERSARESKAEAEKPHLREADFNTETDGEKMEESGKEEPAEPYLLPEGEVIVTLDRGGKGTPLNRLKTRDILSLQSALLRAASTLLPIPPLLDTRFVSSANTNWNSGDETAEAEKKEDREDGYESRENTRQKRESDDWSWAVLSGAGDDRQVCIHLVLRCTGPRCSTSVLSPHLRADEEDQNLSLPLSASPSASAFSVFEAARPSETEAHKSSETQTQPVGEKTAGRKRSTGTDLLAAQLEKKLLQFRDFLLPAKGALGDVGSSPSRSSRDLDELDPWLSETVRSRRARVSLLLAPKSTQKPLSASSSLSPLAAVRFSPSAALSFFLSPKLNDPEVAFADALLDRFFLLFSGENQEQGEGRDGRVTEELTEESTREERKHQSEEESEDERAEGQVLRYLEDLFTHTEGEVRASVLFLLLSQLFGGADPGARLESPLVSPFLRSSAVSASHPLGPHEPSEKKRKENDEQRFYHAFLRIWKEVLQRELGELYGPTVSIDAVGHQATTAVIHFSANAETIIAVKRHAMLPRSSLLQNSSFFQGLRPYEILLCPGHQVPSRSVAAVSPYQDLLFLVNLSRVSSQLTSWVPGLLQPSAAPPTSSARPSSSAVSSSPSSPAGASPALPPASSVSPPSPSPAPTGVLPVFPEPADAPAPEEQDLSSSWNAFSPSPQAEEREEARSDRREGHAPEQLASSPPARRGRLPSAPSSPAGDVLASTGSDEEASERWNLRGGMLPSKTHRRLSLERWQQGESLQRDSGTFCLSDREENAEEKNGEKKEEREEVEAGVLPEDPGREEDRVGERGNRGKEDTGEEEPARARIQLTEMQQKKEQGTCSFRADEEETGPRLLAAVEGHDASIGRSARPELSLLSAVLFLLDSLVTRACANVCYGMRGETTFSRGRGRGPEEEGHDRETLGVSAGAEEGGSTPLDPQDGSLAEVAAIPVRILPTPYSTPEALLPVVSSIKRHLLFPLSPSVPLPLASFFPFGSVVVRCSTDPRLSESVDLTSSTQATETGDFLFHHAFPTSWKQAGSQPSSPFGSSPALWGVTGEAGRVGTEGRSSKRGERETPVLAGQAAFPSVTQTGFSVRGASNRGGDVKQEELQEDTQREGAGNGSAGESAGHHGRKSKPGHALTAEGEAVGEVGTAEASERQDPSEVESERKERGEEKSKFDAAGTDGERGRGPSPRRWRTPASLAGLLRERPKRSDSLRDE